In one Nomascus leucogenys isolate Asia chromosome 13, Asia_NLE_v1, whole genome shotgun sequence genomic region, the following are encoded:
- the LOC100582240 gene encoding hyaluronidase-4 — MKVLSEGHLRLCVVQPVHLTSWLLIFFILKSISCLKPAQLPIYQRKPFIAAWNAPTDQCLIKYNLRLNLKMFPVIGSPLAKARGQNVTIFYVNRLGYYPWYTSQGVPINGGLPQNISLQVHLEKADQDINYYIPSEDFSGLAVIDWEYWRPQWARNWNAKDVYRQKSRKLISDMGRNVSATDIEYLAKVTFEESAKAFMKETIKLGIKSRPKGLWGYYLYPDCHNYNVYAPNYTGSCPEEEVLRNNELSWLWNSSAALYPSIGVWKSLGDSENILRFSKFRVHESMRISTMTSHDYALPVFVYTRLGYRDEPLFFLSKQDLVSTIGESAALGAAGIVIWGDMNLTSSKANCTKVKQFVNSDLGSYIANVTRAAEVCSLHLCRNNGRCIRKMWNAPSYLHLNPASYHIEASEDGEFTVKGKASDTDLAVMADTFSCHCYQGYEGPDCREIKTADGCSGVSPSPSSLMTLYLLLLASYQSIQL, encoded by the exons ATGAAAGTATTATCTGAAGGACATTTAAGGCTTTGTGTTGTTCAACCAGTACATCTCACTTCATGGCtccttatattttttattctaaagtcTATCTCTTGTCTAAAACCTGCTCAACTTCCAATTTATCAAAGGAAACCTTTTATAGCTGCTTGGAATGCTCCAACAGATCAGtgtttgataaaatataatttaagactaaatttgaaaatgtttcctgTGATTGGAAGCCCACTGGCCAAGGCCAGGGGGCAAAATGTCACTATATTTTATGTCAACAGATTGGGATACTATCCGTGGTATACATCACAAGGGGTCCCCATTAATGGGGGTCTCCCACAGAACATAAGTTTACAAGTACATCTGGAAAAAGCTGACCAAGATATTAATTATTACATCCCTTCTGAAGATTTCAGTGGACTCGCTGTTATAGATTGGGAATATTGGCGACCACAGTGGGCCCGGAACTGGAACGCAAAAGATGTTTACAGACAGAAGTCAAGAAAGCTTATTTCCGATATGGGAAGGAATGTGTCAGCTACCGACATTGAATATTTAGCTAAAGTGACCTTTGAAGAAAGTGCAAAAGCTTTCATGAAGGAAACCATCAAATTGGGAATTAAGAGCCGACCCAAAGGCCTTTGGGGTTATTATTTATATCCTGATTGCCACAATTATAACGTTTATGCCCCAAACTACACTGGGTCATGCCCAGAAGAGGAAGTCTTGAGGAACAATGAGCTCTCTTGGCTCTGGAACAGCAGTGCTGCTTTATATCCTTCTATCGGTGTCTGGAAATCCCTTGGAGACAGTGAAAACATTTTGCGCTTCTCCAAATTTCGGGTGCATGAATCCATGAGGATCTCCACCATGACATCTCATGATTATGCTCTGCCTGTATTTGTCTACACAAGGCTAGggtacagagatgaacctttatttttcctttctaag CAAGATCTAGTCAGCACCATAGGAGAAAGTGCTGCCTTGGGAGCTGCAGGCATTGTTATTTGGGGAGACATGAATTTAACTTCATCCAAG GCCAACTGTACAAAGGTGAAGCAGTTTGTGAATTCTGATTTAGGGAGCTACATAGCCAATGTGACCAGAGCTGCTGAGGTATGCAGCCTTCACCTCTGCAGGAACAATGGGAGGTGCATAAGGAAGATGTGGAACGCACCCAGTTACCTTCACTTGAACCCCGCAAGTTACCACATAGAGGCCTCTGAGGACGGGGAATTTACTGTAAAAGGAAAAGCATCTGATACAGACCTGGCAGTGATGGCAGATACATTTTCCTGTCATTGTTAtcagggatatgaaggacctgaTTGCAGAGAAATAAAGACGGCTGATGGCTGCTCTGGGGTTTCCCCTTCTCCTAGTTCACTAATGACACTTTATCTACTGCTTTTAGCAAGTTATCAAAGCATTC